TACAGAACACATCTGGTCTCTAACAGCATCAAGCTGTTGACAGttaaattgtattttacaaaaagacacaacgtTTCTGAGGCCGTCCTCTCAAGTGCAAAACAACTCAACCAGAtttctacttgtttttttttttgttttttttgcatttagaaTCATAACACTACATAAAGTTTGCTCCTGGTGTAATATTGCTGCTTTGGACTACAGTAACAACATCCTAGACAGACTTGCAGTTACATGATTTGAAGCAGTCCCTACTTGTTCCAGTTGTGGAGCTCAGCGTGATTACATAACCGCGGATCACTGTTAATGTTGTTCCTACAGCAGCCGCAGCCCTCCAACACAAGCGTCAGAGCAAATAACGTTAAATCAGcttcttaaataaaaaaataacattaaattaaataagataaaacGACAGCTCCGCAGCTTTTTAAAAGAGTCTCTCAGAGAACTAGCCAGGCCATTTAGTGTGACGTTACTCAAGTGTCTTTAATGCTACATTACGTTGAAGGCTGGGAGGGAGCGTCCGTCTGCGGCTCACGCGTAGAACACCAGCTCTGGGATCTGTCCTCCCTGGACTCCGGTCCCGTTGGTGCTGTCCGACGAGCACTGGAACTGAAACGTCACCTTCCCACACTGCACCTCCGTCATGCCCTCCTGGCCGAAGTAGCTCAGCTCGTTGCCGTCCAGCACGGCGCTCACCGTGTAGAAGGCGTCCTGCTCCACCTGGACCGGGTGCTCGAACCACACCGGGAACGTACTGCTCGACCCGTCCGACACAAACTTAGTGAGGTTCTGCGCCAGGATCACCCCCTGTCTCTTCAGCTCGATTTTCACGCTGTACTCGGCCTTGCCGCCGCTCGACCCGTACAGCCCCAGACCGGCGATAAAGATCCTCTTGTCCACCGCGAACTGAATGCTGTCGCAGCGGCCGCGGTAGCGCCACTGATTGCTCCGGTAGGCCGAGGACTGGAAGCGGTGGCACCTCTGAGGAGCCAGGCCCTTCCTGGCGCTCAGAGGGAAGTCCAGCTGGGGCTTTTTAGCCGCCGTGTACCACAGGAACACGTTGTGCGTTTCCTCCAGCGTCAGGATGTCGGACTGCGCCGCCCCGTTGGCAAACTCCTCCAGGCTCATGGTGGGGATCCGAACCAGAAACAGCGCCTTGCCCAGCACCTCTCTCTTGTTGCGGGTGGTCGGCCCTAATCCCTGCCTCTTGCACTCCGCCGCCGCCCAGTTCATGACCGCCTCGAACACCACCACCTCCTTGGTGTTGAGCGTCTCCCTGCGCAGGATGATGTCCAGCGTCTGCAGGTCGATCTCGCAGAAGCCCTCGGACCGCAGCGCCAGCTCGGCCTGGGCGTCGATCACCTCCCAGCAGCGCTGCGTCAGCTCGGGCTCCTCGAACAGGCGGCTCTGGGACAGCAGCACGCAGGCGTTCTTGGCCTCCAGGCTGGTCTCCAGGAAGGTGACGCAGGCTTTGGCCAGCGCCGGGACGATGTACTTCTTGGCAGCGTACAGGGTGGCCAGCACCGTGTCCGCCTCCAGGTCGATCTCATCGCTGTACATGTACCTGCAGGAAGGAGAAGAGCCTTCAGTTAGGGAAAAACAAACCTACTGGCACTGATGTCCACACAGATCATCCAGTAAAAAGACGTAATATGAGCTGCAGCAaaatggaagaagactgtttgaCGACTAGACAGTCCACAGTGCTTTCttaaaaacactacatcagAAGTTTCCAACAACTTTTGGTGTCAATGATGCTGCAAACATGGGAGGACTGTTCATAATGGACATGATGACTCCTcctttcatttctgtgtttaagTGGTTGAGTTGAACCTCATGTTGGACCAGTGTTCACCTGTTTTAATTTAACAAGACTCAACTAAAAGAAACACTAAATGACGTCAGAATTAACAACTTTTGGAGAGATTGTGGCCATGATGACTTTCTTTCTACAGCAGATCCACACAAGTATAGGAAATTCTCAAATAATGCTCTGTAGTTATTGATGTGGGCTGTACTTTCCTGAAGCAGAGCTTTGCATGCCAAATAGATCTAATATATTCTGTTTTAAATACTGTCAGCGAAACGTGCACAGATCAACAACTACTTTAAGAAACAATATCTGAGCCAAATAACCAACTTTGAaggcattttctgacattttatggacCACATGTTGGGTTTTGTTATCTTGAACTGGCATTTTATACACCAAACGGTTCTTTAATGAgtatattttctggtttctttcgtCTTTAATCGCAGTAAACTCATTATTTTGTGTGCTGTAGACTAAATTTCGCATCTTGAGACCTATTGAGAgacatttttcaccttttacCTGACATTTTATACACTATAAGGGTTCTTTAATAAGtatattttctagtttctttccCTTTCTATTGCAgtaaactgattattttttgaGTTGTAGACTAAATTTCTCATCTTGAGACAGAATGAGAGACATTTTATACACCAAACGGTTCTTTAATGAgtatattttctggtttctttcctctttaaTCGCAgtaaactgattattttttgaGTTGTAGACTAAATTTCTCATCTTGACAAACAATGACAGACCTTTTTCCGAACATTTTATACACTAAACAGTTCTTTAATGAGTATATTTTAaggtttctttccttttctattTCAGTAAACTGACTTTTTTGGGGGGGCTGTGGGCTAAATTTCCAAATGGGTTGGGAGAGAAATGATCATCTTTTTTATCCCAGAAAGACCTGAATGACGACTTCTCCAAAAGGCCCAAAAGTCCACTGTGCCGTCTTAAGCCAAAGCTCCTGCGCGAGCGACAAAAAGCAGCGATATTTATAACTACTAGTCTGTTTCTACTTGAACAAAGAGCGCTGAGAAAACCAGCAattacagagctgctgctgcctctgctCTCTGGCGCTCGCAGCGTTTTGGCATTCGCCTCTGCTCAGCTTTGGATGAGTAATAATACGCTTTGAAGTGACACTGACTGCGCTTGTCATCCCTGCTTCTGGTTGGCTCGTGTGAGGGGCGAACGGCGAGCGGCTTACTTCAGCAGAATTAGAAAAGCAGCAGGTTCCACATCTGGGATATGGATCTCGGACTCCTCCTCCGCCAGATCGCCGTAAAACATGGCACAGAAGACGGAGCTTCCCACGGCCAGCACATACtgggaggggaggaaggaggaggaaacgTGCGTCAGAGGAGTTCAGCAGGAGCTCGTCTTCTACAAACTGCTTCCCTGCGAACACGTTTAAACTCAGACcgggtgtttgtttgtttaccttGTGCGCCGGCACCTTCTGCGATCCCCCCAAAGGCCCGACGATGAAGTGGACGTCAGCCATCAGCTCGTTGTTGAACATCAAGGCGTTCCTAaaagagcagagcagcagttttttttaatcatttttgattaTAGTATAACACCCAGTCCTCCCACACTGTGTTTACCCGGAGACTCTGGTTATTTTGGCTGCAGAGGACGGCTCGCTGCGTTCCCAATTAATCCCTCAGCCCGTTATTGGGGGGGGGATGTCATTTTTAACACGATCTATCACAGGTTCCCAGAGCGCAtggtgacatttttaaatgtctggTTTTGGCAAATCAACAAATGATATGAGGCTAAAAACAAACGATTAACATTCGAGGGCTCGTGCCACGTCAGGTTACAAAACAGCTGATTGTTTGCTCACACAGTTAGCATTCAAGCTAgagtttagcatttttagctaCTTATAAAGCAGGAATAGTCCAAATGTAGGCGACTGGAGCTGaggctagctgctagctgtaGTGGTTTTGCTTTTCTCAGAGATGTTATCACTAAAGCTGCAGCTATTCATCGATTAATCAACTATTCTGACAATAAATAATcagtttgggtcatttttttaaaggaaaaatgccaaaattctctgatttcaacttttaaaatgtgaatatttcaaaATTTCTTTACTTCTCTGTGACTTTAAGCTGAAAATCTTGTGGGCAAAACAAGATATTTGGGAATGACGTGTTATTAATCTGTAGCAACACAACCAGTTCTTTAGAATAAACAACCACCGATGTCAACGATGAAATGAATCTACAACTTTTCTGATCATTGAACAACCAGTTTGAGTGActttataaagaaaaacagtctaAACTCTGTGATTTtagctccttaaatgtgaacattttctggtttctctcctcctctgttgcaGGCAACTGATCATTTTTAGGTTCTGGACCAGATTTAACAGATGTTTCTCAGCTTTTTCTTACATCTAATGGAAGAAATGGCtctttaatgtgaatatttcctcttttattgCAGTAAACTGATTATCTTTGGGCTGTGGACCAAATTTGTCATCTTAAGAAACACTAATGGataattttctgctttttttttctgaatttttatgGACCAAATGTTGGGTTTTGTTATCTTGAACTGGCATTTTATGCACCAAATGGTTCTTTAATGAGtacattttctggtttctttcttctttaatCTGATTATTTTTGAGTTGTAGACTAAATTTCTTATCTTGACAAACAATGAGACAGTTTTTCTCACATTCTATACACCAAACAGTTctttaattaatatattttctaGTTTACTTCCTTTTCTATTGTAGTAAACTGAATTTTTAGGCTGTGGGCTGAATTTGTCATCTTAAAAGATGCCCATTGGGCTTCTTACATTTCTttattctggtttctttccagCAGCAAACTGATAATCTGTGATTTGTAGACAAAAACTGCCA
This is a stretch of genomic DNA from Acanthochromis polyacanthus isolate Apoly-LR-REF ecotype Palm Island chromosome 1, KAUST_Apoly_ChrSc, whole genome shotgun sequence. It encodes these proteins:
- the LOC110955891 gene encoding BTB/POZ domain-containing protein 6-B-like, which codes for MPTADCRLLHHGRIMRCLTYLLLLPETLKKSKKLPGRLPVCYEILTLSLSSKKKQQQKEKMAAELYPANTNNTNLANGTTVADTEKTKEAPVCQASSSSSSSATTPTTQQNINNNNVDPPSWQCSHPTLRERNALMFNNELMADVHFIVGPLGGSQKVPAHKYVLAVGSSVFCAMFYGDLAEEESEIHIPDVEPAAFLILLKYMYSDEIDLEADTVLATLYAAKKYIVPALAKACVTFLETSLEAKNACVLLSQSRLFEEPELTQRCWEVIDAQAELALRSEGFCEIDLQTLDIILRRETLNTKEVVVFEAVMNWAAAECKRQGLGPTTRNKREVLGKALFLVRIPTMSLEEFANGAAQSDILTLEETHNVFLWYTAAKKPQLDFPLSARKGLAPQRCHRFQSSAYRSNQWRYRGRCDSIQFAVDKRIFIAGLGLYGSSGGKAEYSVKIELKRQGVILAQNLTKFVSDGSSSTFPVWFEHPVQVEQDAFYTVSAVLDGNELSYFGQEGMTEVQCGKVTFQFQCSSDSTNGTGVQGGQIPELVFYA